The proteins below come from a single uncultured Dethiosulfovibrio sp. genomic window:
- the ychF gene encoding redox-regulated ATPase YchF produces the protein MKLGIVGLPNVGKSTLFNAITSAGAEASNYPFCTIEPNIGVVAVPDERLDVLSTMFKSEKITPAVVEFFDIAGLVKGASKGEGLGNTFLSHIREVHAIAHVVRCFDDENIVHVDGEVNPIRDIETIELELVLADLETVERHVVKTERNARNDKSLRPYLELVLKVKSVLEEGKMVRTMDLSEEEEKELKGLNLLTSKPVIYVANVAEDQIGVADDNSHVIAVKDYADKYGCEVVPVCGKIEAEIAELEPEEKKEFLADLGLQDSGLDRLVKAGYRLLGLISFLTAGEKESRAWTIKDGFKAPQAAGTIHTDFERGFIKAQVVSYSDLVELGGIAEAKAKGLVRMEGKEYVMKDGDVVEFRFNV, from the coding sequence ATGAAACTTGGAATAGTAGGCCTTCCTAACGTAGGGAAGAGCACTTTGTTTAACGCTATAACCTCCGCCGGTGCGGAGGCTTCAAATTACCCCTTCTGCACGATAGAGCCTAATATAGGGGTCGTTGCCGTTCCCGACGAGAGGCTGGATGTTCTTTCGACGATGTTTAAATCGGAGAAGATAACCCCTGCGGTCGTCGAGTTCTTCGATATAGCGGGCCTGGTAAAGGGAGCCAGCAAAGGAGAGGGGCTTGGAAATACTTTTTTATCCCACATAAGGGAGGTTCACGCCATAGCCCACGTCGTTCGTTGTTTTGACGACGAGAACATAGTCCACGTCGACGGAGAGGTAAACCCTATAAGGGATATAGAGACCATAGAGCTTGAGCTGGTCCTGGCGGACCTTGAGACCGTCGAGAGACATGTGGTTAAGACCGAGAGAAACGCCAGAAACGATAAATCTCTGAGACCTTACCTTGAGCTTGTCCTCAAGGTAAAGAGCGTCCTGGAGGAGGGAAAGATGGTCAGGACTATGGACCTTTCGGAGGAAGAGGAAAAAGAGCTTAAAGGACTTAACCTTCTGACTTCTAAACCGGTGATATACGTGGCAAACGTGGCGGAGGATCAGATAGGAGTCGCCGACGACAATTCCCACGTGATAGCGGTAAAGGATTACGCAGATAAATACGGCTGCGAGGTCGTGCCTGTGTGCGGAAAGATTGAGGCGGAAATAGCGGAGCTCGAGCCGGAGGAAAAGAAGGAATTTCTCGCCGATCTAGGTCTTCAGGACTCCGGTCTTGATAGGCTTGTAAAGGCTGGATACCGCCTTTTAGGGCTCATATCGTTCCTGACCGCCGGTGAAAAAGAGTCTCGTGCCTGGACGATCAAAGACGGCTTTAAGGCCCCTCAGGCCGCTGGGACCATTCATACCGATTTTGAGAGAGGTTTTATAAAGGCTCAGGTGGTCTCCTATTCCGACCTGGTTGAACTAGGGGGTATCGCAGAGGCAAAGGCCAAGGGATTGGTTCGTATGGAAGGCAAAGAATACGTCATGAAAGACGGTGACGTGGTTGAGTTTAGGTTTAACGTTTAA
- a CDS encoding DUF4139 domain-containing protein — MKITVLITGLILWSTFLSPSRLLASEPNVTEASIYLDQAVLVIPMTEGGSSTLDLPGTIDPRSIRLESSGEKVILGSSVEEIPRSLWIPPSLTSIAQYRNQIKRAFSEKQGIVQSLEQTLKALDELKPEVSPSEIASYAANFMEVRGGTTKKLVEEKESLEKLNRELRDLEESLEDKMPPTEGIMTRVSAATSGKGDLTIRCTTSHAGWRPSYRMNLDLEGGKLTAHLNGTVWQRTGLTFSGKLALHMSRPSSFSDPVKLQPLTVSLIDPSENKSSYRGETRLAAPAMMVESSMTKALDVAVEESLTDRAFSFQGEIRGDGVPSTVLLEKWSTEVEPSMVAVPSMSSTLWLLAEGKMPEARTIPANGEMYVDGRFSGRGYIPKLVGGQTFSIPFGEIPGVQIEREDKIPQSGSTWIGKGTLRRGYTITATNGLTKSISIEVKDRIPVPTNERISVSLSTITPSPSETDQETGISSWDLSLEPGESKEIHVIYDIKYPSDRELLFSR, encoded by the coding sequence ATGAAGATAACTGTGCTTATAACGGGGTTAATCTTATGGTCAACCTTTTTATCGCCTTCCAGGCTATTGGCGAGCGAACCGAACGTAACGGAGGCCAGTATTTATCTCGATCAGGCGGTTCTCGTTATACCTATGACAGAAGGGGGATCCTCCACCTTAGATCTTCCTGGGACCATAGATCCGAGATCCATAAGGCTTGAATCTTCGGGAGAGAAGGTCATCCTCGGCAGTTCGGTGGAGGAGATTCCAAGATCCCTATGGATACCGCCGTCGCTGACCTCTATCGCCCAGTACAGAAACCAAATCAAGAGGGCTTTTTCCGAAAAGCAGGGAATCGTACAGTCGCTGGAGCAGACGTTGAAGGCTTTGGACGAGCTAAAACCAGAGGTATCCCCATCGGAGATCGCCTCCTATGCCGCAAACTTCATGGAGGTAAGAGGGGGAACGACAAAAAAACTCGTCGAAGAAAAGGAATCTCTGGAAAAACTTAACAGAGAGCTTCGAGACCTAGAAGAGAGTTTAGAGGATAAGATGCCTCCCACAGAGGGAATAATGACGAGGGTATCGGCCGCTACTTCCGGGAAGGGAGATCTCACTATTCGCTGCACCACCTCCCACGCTGGATGGAGACCCAGTTACAGGATGAACCTGGATCTGGAGGGAGGAAAGTTGACGGCCCACCTCAACGGGACGGTATGGCAGAGAACGGGACTGACCTTTTCCGGCAAGCTAGCTCTCCACATGAGCAGGCCGTCTAGTTTCAGCGATCCCGTAAAGCTGCAACCTCTCACCGTAAGCCTGATCGACCCGTCGGAAAACAAATCCTCCTACAGAGGTGAAACTAGGCTGGCCGCACCTGCTATGATGGTAGAGTCCTCTATGACAAAAGCCCTCGACGTCGCAGTTGAGGAATCCCTTACCGACAGAGCCTTCTCTTTTCAGGGAGAGATCAGAGGCGATGGAGTCCCTTCGACGGTTTTGTTGGAGAAATGGTCTACGGAGGTAGAACCATCTATGGTCGCCGTCCCCTCTATGTCTTCGACCCTTTGGCTTTTAGCGGAGGGGAAAATGCCGGAGGCACGGACGATACCGGCGAACGGAGAGATGTACGTAGACGGAAGATTCTCCGGTAGAGGGTATATACCTAAGCTGGTCGGTGGTCAGACTTTCTCCATACCCTTCGGAGAGATCCCTGGAGTCCAGATAGAGAGGGAGGATAAAATACCTCAAAGTGGATCCACCTGGATAGGCAAAGGTACCCTCAGGAGAGGGTACACTATAACAGCCACCAACGGACTTACAAAGTCGATATCCATAGAGGTGAAAGATCGCATTCCTGTCCCCACAAACGAGAGGATATCCGTATCTCTATCCACCATCACCCCATCTCCATCGGAGACCGATCAAGAGACGGGGATATCCAGCTGGGACTTGAGTCTAGAGCCTGGAGAGAGCAAAGAAATTCATGTAATATACGATATAAAATACCCCTCCGACAGGGAGCTCCTGTTCTCAAGGTAA